From one Catellatospora sp. IY07-71 genomic stretch:
- a CDS encoding TetR/AcrR family transcriptional regulator — MPKRVDHDLRRRQIGEALLRIASTRGLQAASMREVATEAGVSLRLVQYYFHTKQELLLGALAYLGEQLSARVEAHIRALGMPPTPRSLVYGTLTAILPTDAESRRLTRTYAAYYALVLAEPALAADHGATYPDMLERFLAGHLRTAQQAGQVDPDLHAPTTAAGLLALTNGLGSSVLGGQRDGDAALAILTYHLDRLFGGSPGGSAAGQAPGAGGAASRPDGG; from the coding sequence GTGCCCAAGCGCGTAGACCATGACCTGCGGCGCCGGCAGATCGGCGAAGCCCTGCTGCGCATCGCCAGCACCAGGGGCCTGCAGGCGGCGAGCATGCGCGAGGTGGCCACGGAGGCCGGCGTATCCCTGCGGCTGGTCCAGTACTACTTCCATACCAAGCAGGAGTTGCTGCTCGGCGCCCTCGCCTACCTCGGCGAACAGCTCTCCGCGCGGGTGGAGGCGCACATCCGCGCCCTCGGCATGCCGCCCACCCCGCGCAGCCTCGTCTACGGCACCCTCACCGCGATCCTGCCGACCGACGCGGAAAGCCGCCGCCTCACCCGGACCTACGCCGCGTACTACGCGCTGGTGCTGGCCGAGCCGGCGCTCGCCGCCGACCACGGCGCGACCTACCCCGACATGCTGGAACGGTTCCTCGCCGGCCACCTGCGCACCGCCCAGCAGGCGGGCCAGGTCGATCCGGACCTGCACGCGCCGACGACGGCTGCGGGGCTGCTGGCCCTGACCAACGGCCTCGGCTCCAGCGTGCTCGGCGGCCAGCGCGACGGCGACGCCGCGCTGGCGATCCTCACGTACCACCTCGACCGCCTGTTCGGCGGCTCACCGGGCGGGTCCGCCGCCGGACAGGCGCCTGGGGCGGGTGGCGCGGCGAGCCGGCCCGACGGAGGCTGA
- a CDS encoding endonuclease NucS domain-containing protein, producing the protein MPLFEMTSDALLPVPSTTFAAELILERADLQRLLRSRIDMIADGVMVVSEEFGAFADARRRIDLLGVDRDGRLVVVELKRTADGGHLELQALRYAAMISVMTFDDLVEHYQRHLAKVEPDAVEDARCRLADFLDDVGGEEAVLSREVRVVLVAAGFDREITTTVLWLNDVYGLDIRCVRLTPYKIDQRILLDVQQVIPLPEASELTIQLRRRQTQVRVSGADNRDWTPYEIITPGGRTGPLRKRRAMLAMVTFLHQAGVSAAELATVIPRSRFLPVDGVLTDEQLGAAFVATYAGAQERLGRWFIEAPLHDDGRTWVLSKMWGTNTKAVLDRLLTIAPGEGFGYEAVEEG; encoded by the coding sequence ATGCCATTGTTCGAGATGACATCCGATGCACTGCTGCCCGTGCCGTCGACGACTTTCGCGGCCGAACTGATTCTTGAGCGGGCGGATCTGCAGCGGCTCCTGCGCTCCCGGATCGACATGATCGCCGACGGTGTGATGGTGGTATCGGAGGAGTTCGGTGCGTTCGCCGACGCACGTCGGCGGATCGACCTACTGGGGGTTGACCGCGACGGCCGTCTGGTCGTGGTGGAGCTGAAACGCACCGCCGATGGAGGCCATCTCGAACTTCAGGCGCTGCGGTACGCCGCGATGATCTCGGTCATGACGTTCGATGACCTTGTCGAGCACTATCAGCGTCATCTCGCCAAGGTCGAACCGGACGCGGTCGAGGATGCGCGTTGCCGCTTGGCGGACTTCCTGGACGACGTCGGTGGCGAGGAGGCGGTGCTGAGCCGTGAGGTACGCGTCGTACTCGTCGCTGCCGGATTCGATCGTGAGATCACGACCACTGTGCTGTGGCTGAACGATGTCTACGGCCTGGACATCCGATGCGTCAGGCTGACCCCCTACAAGATCGATCAACGGATCCTGCTCGATGTGCAGCAGGTGATCCCACTACCTGAGGCGAGCGAGCTGACCATCCAGCTTCGTCGCCGCCAGACACAGGTCAGAGTGTCCGGCGCCGACAACAGGGACTGGACCCCATACGAGATCATCACTCCCGGCGGGCGCACCGGGCCGCTGCGTAAACGCCGCGCGATGCTGGCGATGGTCACCTTCCTGCACCAGGCGGGTGTCTCTGCGGCCGAACTGGCGACGGTCATCCCGCGTTCCCGCTTCCTGCCCGTCGACGGCGTCCTCACCGATGAACAGCTCGGGGCCGCGTTCGTCGCCACGTACGCCGGTGCCCAGGAGCGGCTGGGCAGATGGTTCATCGAAGCACCGCTGCACGACGACGGACGAACCTGGGTACTTTCCAAGATGTGGGGAACCAACACCAAGGCAGTCCTCGACCGGCTTCTCACGATCGCACCCGGCGAAGGCTTCGGCTACGAAGCTGTCGAGGAAGGCTGA
- a CDS encoding VOC family protein: MALRLVQVNYKARDDSALGRFWAEALGWRASTSGSGATSAAPVGFDWTDPDAPVCIDAIAVPDPETVAYRMHIDLATTSADHQRELVAHLMEIGATPADVGQGEVPWTVLAGPEGNVFCVLEPREVYRDTGPIAAMVVDCVNPRAMARFWSAALDWTLHEVTDDFARLRSPKGTGPYLEFLRTPGVQTVRHRAHLDLVPFRGDDQAAETDRLLALGATVADAGRRGLPWRILADPEGNEFCILAPA; this comes from the coding sequence GTGGCGCTGCGACTGGTTCAGGTGAACTACAAGGCTCGGGATGATTCGGCGCTCGGCCGGTTCTGGGCGGAGGCGCTCGGCTGGCGTGCGTCCACCTCGGGATCCGGTGCGACCAGCGCCGCACCCGTGGGCTTCGACTGGACGGATCCCGACGCGCCCGTCTGCATCGACGCCATCGCCGTCCCTGACCCTGAAACGGTGGCGTACCGGATGCACATCGATCTCGCCACCACATCCGCGGACCACCAGCGGGAGCTGGTCGCCCACCTGATGGAGATCGGCGCGACGCCCGCCGACGTGGGCCAGGGCGAGGTTCCATGGACGGTCCTGGCCGGTCCGGAGGGCAACGTGTTCTGCGTGCTCGAGCCTCGGGAGGTCTACCGGGACACCGGGCCGATCGCGGCCATGGTGGTCGACTGCGTGAACCCGCGGGCCATGGCCCGGTTCTGGAGCGCGGCCCTGGACTGGACCCTGCACGAGGTGACCGACGACTTCGCGCGGCTGCGCTCGCCCAAGGGCACCGGACCGTATCTGGAGTTCCTGCGCACGCCTGGCGTGCAGACCGTGCGGCACCGCGCCCACCTCGACCTAGTGCCGTTCCGCGGCGACGATCAGGCCGCCGAGACGGACCGGCTGCTGGCCCTCGGCGCCACGGTGGCCGACGCGGGCCGGCGCGGTCTTCCGTGGAGGATCCTCGCCGACCCGGAGGGCAACGAGTTCTGCATCCTGGCCCCGGCCTGA
- a CDS encoding MFS transporter has protein sequence MGGNRKVFYHLLANTLLVSVINFTVWFAITFYVYLQTRSVFATSIIAGIFLVMTALTGIWFGSLVDHHRKKTVMQASALISLTLYAAAFVIDQLTPEREFTDPSSVLLWTFVVLLMLGVIAGNIRTIALPTLVTVLIPEAERDKANGLVGSATGVSFLVTSVISGVLVGASGMFWVLLLAVGVLGAAMLHLGLLPVPERPAAAQPEPGEQAAAPDRTIDLRGTLRVVGNVPGLPALILFSAFNNFLGGVYMALLDAYGLSLVSVQAWGLLWGVLSTGFIFGGLLVARTGLGRNPLRLLLGVNAVLWSVTILFPLRSSVVLLAAGMYAYMLLVPYAEAAEQTILQKVVPYERQGRVFGFAQSVEQAASPLTAFLIGPIAQFVFIPLMTDGAGADAIGGWFGVGPDRGLALVFVLTGMIGLAVTVLALRSTPYRRLSGYYLAQPESPPPAAEPDADADAVDLDEEPDRGSTHRRASSP, from the coding sequence ATGGGCGGCAACCGCAAGGTCTTCTATCACCTGCTGGCGAACACGCTGCTCGTCTCGGTGATCAACTTCACGGTGTGGTTCGCGATCACGTTCTACGTGTACCTGCAGACCCGATCGGTGTTCGCCACCAGCATCATCGCCGGCATCTTCCTGGTCATGACCGCGCTGACCGGCATCTGGTTCGGCAGCCTCGTCGACCACCACCGCAAGAAGACGGTGATGCAGGCGTCCGCGCTGATCTCCCTCACGCTGTACGCCGCCGCGTTCGTCATCGACCAGCTGACCCCGGAGCGGGAGTTCACCGACCCGTCCAGCGTGCTGCTGTGGACGTTCGTCGTGCTGCTGATGCTCGGCGTGATCGCCGGGAACATCCGCACCATCGCGCTGCCGACACTCGTCACCGTCCTCATCCCCGAAGCCGAACGCGACAAGGCCAACGGCCTCGTCGGCAGCGCCACCGGAGTGTCCTTCCTGGTGACCTCCGTGATCAGCGGCGTGCTGGTCGGCGCCAGCGGCATGTTCTGGGTCCTGCTGCTCGCCGTCGGCGTGCTGGGCGCCGCGATGCTGCACCTGGGGCTGCTCCCCGTCCCCGAACGGCCGGCCGCCGCGCAGCCTGAGCCCGGCGAGCAGGCCGCCGCGCCGGATCGCACCATCGACCTGCGGGGCACCCTGCGGGTGGTCGGCAACGTGCCGGGCCTGCCCGCGCTGATCCTCTTCTCGGCGTTCAACAACTTCCTCGGCGGCGTCTACATGGCGCTGCTGGACGCCTATGGGCTGTCGCTGGTCAGCGTGCAGGCGTGGGGACTGCTCTGGGGTGTGCTCAGCACGGGGTTCATCTTCGGCGGCCTGCTGGTGGCCCGGACCGGTCTGGGCCGCAACCCGCTGCGGCTGCTGCTGGGCGTCAATGCGGTCCTGTGGTCGGTGACGATCCTCTTCCCGCTGCGCTCCTCGGTGGTGCTGCTGGCTGCGGGAATGTACGCGTACATGCTGCTCGTGCCCTACGCCGAGGCCGCCGAGCAGACGATCCTGCAGAAGGTCGTGCCCTACGAGCGGCAGGGCCGGGTGTTCGGGTTCGCGCAGAGCGTCGAGCAGGCCGCCTCGCCGCTGACCGCGTTCCTTATCGGCCCCATCGCCCAGTTCGTGTTCATCCCGCTGATGACCGACGGCGCCGGGGCGGACGCGATCGGCGGCTGGTTCGGCGTCGGCCCCGACCGCGGGCTGGCGCTGGTGTTCGTGCTGACCGGGATGATCGGCCTGGCGGTGACCGTGCTCGCGCTGCGCAGCACGCCCTACCGCAGGCTGAGCGGCTACTACCTCGCACAGCCGGAGTCACCGCCGCCGGCTGCCGAACCGGACGCCGATGCGGATGCGGTCGACCTCGACGAGGAGCCGGATCGCGGCAGCACGCATCGCCGGGCGTCTTCCCCGTAG
- a CDS encoding isocitrate lyase/phosphoenolpyruvate mutase family protein, producing MRDFAALHRAGDPLVLPNVWDVASARHLAAAGFTALGTTSLGIAAANGLPDGQGAICAETVRLIAALAPLPVCLTADIETGSVEAAAAVAEAGAAGVNMEDAMGPAAAHAALIRAVKRQVPGLFVNARTDTYWQRPGDLAETLARVRLYAEAGADGVFVPGLSDPGDIAAVVAAVDIPVNVLFLPDRHTVAALTDLGVRRISTGSLLFRAALAASVQTATAVRDGLPIAADLPSYAQVDAGSQATGDS from the coding sequence ATGAGGGACTTCGCCGCCCTGCACCGCGCCGGTGACCCGCTCGTGCTGCCGAACGTGTGGGACGTCGCGTCGGCGCGGCACCTGGCCGCGGCCGGTTTCACCGCCCTCGGCACGACCAGCCTCGGTATCGCTGCGGCGAACGGTCTGCCCGACGGGCAGGGTGCCATCTGCGCCGAGACGGTACGCCTGATCGCCGCCCTGGCGCCGCTGCCGGTGTGCCTCACCGCCGACATCGAGACCGGATCGGTCGAGGCCGCGGCCGCGGTGGCCGAAGCCGGGGCCGCGGGCGTCAACATGGAGGACGCCATGGGTCCGGCGGCGGCGCACGCCGCGCTGATCCGGGCGGTGAAACGGCAGGTGCCGGGGTTGTTCGTCAACGCCCGCACCGACACCTACTGGCAGCGGCCGGGTGATCTGGCGGAGACGCTGGCCCGGGTGCGGCTCTACGCCGAGGCCGGCGCCGACGGGGTGTTCGTCCCCGGGCTGTCGGACCCGGGGGACATCGCCGCGGTCGTGGCGGCGGTCGACATCCCGGTCAACGTACTGTTCCTGCCTGATCGGCACACCGTCGCCGCGCTGACCGACCTCGGCGTGCGGCGGATCAGCACCGGCTCGCTGCTGTTCCGTGCCGCGCTGGCAGCGTCGGTGCAGACCGCCACCGCCGTCCGGGACGGCCTTCCGATAGCGGCGGACCTTCCCTCATACGCACAGGTCGACGCCGGAAGCCAGGCTACGGGCGACAGCTGA
- a CDS encoding phosphotransferase codes for MPFTPRAAWADTPAPLQAAVADALGTVIAGHKDLLGGMSPGPAAALRLADGRTVFAKAMSAEVRAHNHMLVGRESAVLDMLPPSVPAPRRLATVEHGPWIALVTTWAAGTAGELWTDASIDAVVGACRTASGHRAPDELRPVAERIWDFDGWARVVAAGPADEWEAAYAHRAAEVVADWPRWTAGDALVHRDMRADNVAVDAATGSATLLDWAYAAAGVPWLDLAQLAADIVGTGHRLGGQVATDRAYRLIQALPADAARYVVAMSGMWRIRAATVQHSVLPTISAWRRERVRASRPLVTRLIIDLTGGA; via the coding sequence GTGCCGTTCACTCCTCGCGCCGCGTGGGCCGATACGCCCGCGCCGCTGCAGGCGGCCGTCGCCGACGCGCTCGGCACCGTCATCGCCGGTCACAAGGACCTGCTCGGCGGTATGTCGCCCGGACCGGCCGCCGCACTGCGGCTGGCAGACGGCCGCACGGTGTTCGCCAAGGCGATGTCGGCCGAGGTCCGGGCACACAACCACATGCTGGTCGGCCGGGAGTCGGCCGTCCTGGACATGCTGCCGCCATCGGTGCCTGCCCCGCGCCGCCTCGCGACCGTCGAGCACGGTCCGTGGATCGCGCTGGTCACCACCTGGGCCGCCGGAACCGCCGGCGAGCTGTGGACCGATGCGTCGATCGACGCCGTCGTCGGTGCGTGCCGGACCGCGAGCGGGCACCGGGCACCGGACGAGCTGCGGCCGGTCGCGGAGCGGATCTGGGACTTCGACGGCTGGGCGCGGGTCGTCGCGGCAGGGCCCGCGGACGAGTGGGAGGCGGCGTACGCGCACCGGGCAGCCGAGGTGGTCGCGGACTGGCCGCGGTGGACGGCGGGCGACGCCCTGGTCCACCGCGACATGCGCGCCGACAACGTGGCGGTTGATGCGGCGACCGGCTCGGCGACGCTGCTGGACTGGGCGTATGCCGCAGCCGGCGTGCCGTGGCTGGACCTCGCCCAGCTGGCGGCGGACATCGTCGGCACCGGCCACCGGCTCGGCGGGCAGGTGGCGACGGATCGTGCGTACCGGCTGATCCAGGCCCTGCCCGCCGATGCCGCGCGGTACGTGGTGGCGATGAGCGGCATGTGGCGGATCCGCGCCGCGACGGTCCAGCACAGCGTGCTCCCGACGATCTCGGCCTGGCGCCGCGAGCGGGTCCGGGCGTCACGGCCGCTGGTGACTCGGCTGATCATCGACCTCACCGGCGGTGCCTGA
- a CDS encoding TetR/AcrR family transcriptional regulator C-terminal domain-containing protein — protein sequence MALDRQRIVTEAVALLDAEGLDGVTTRRLAARLGVQSPTLYWHLPNKAALLTAIADAILDQEFGDMTPPQPDQPWQDWLSGLAERLRRALLAHKDGARVVSASQLSRNMAAVSELAMSTLVARGIPLRQARVIVLTVERFTVGHVLEEQAPRPDPDALEHFDLDTFTRQHPTVVAAVTEYFQPGRTVDDLFRDCLEVVIEGAAVKAAATP from the coding sequence TTGGCGCTAGACCGACAGCGGATCGTCACCGAGGCCGTCGCCCTGCTGGATGCCGAGGGCCTCGACGGCGTGACGACCCGCAGACTCGCCGCGCGGCTGGGCGTGCAATCGCCGACCCTCTACTGGCACCTGCCCAACAAAGCGGCCCTGCTCACCGCGATCGCCGACGCGATACTCGACCAGGAGTTCGGCGACATGACCCCGCCCCAGCCCGATCAGCCCTGGCAGGACTGGTTGAGCGGCCTGGCCGAGCGGCTGCGCCGAGCGCTGCTCGCCCACAAGGACGGCGCCCGGGTCGTCTCGGCCTCCCAGCTCTCCCGCAACATGGCAGCCGTCTCCGAACTCGCGATGAGCACCCTGGTCGCCCGCGGCATCCCGTTGCGCCAGGCCCGCGTGATCGTCCTGACCGTCGAGCGCTTCACGGTCGGCCACGTCCTCGAAGAGCAGGCCCCCCGCCCGGACCCGGACGCGCTCGAACACTTCGATCTGGACACGTTCACCCGGCAGCACCCGACCGTGGTCGCCGCGGTCACCGAGTACTTCCAACCCGGCCGCACCGTGGACGACCTGTTCCGCGACTGCCTGGAGGTCGTCATCGAGGGCGCCGCGGTCAAAGCCGCGGCCACCCCCTGA
- a CDS encoding DUF5317 family protein, with amino-acid sequence MTIHGLLLLLAPPAVGVIVGYACGGRLAGLRNLRLAALWLLWLAAAVQAAQYYVTPLRHPALLAIVFSLVLWWLALNLPAWPRAIRIAGIAIIVGALANGLTIALNGRMPYEPATAEAVGLRPGLTTPKNEPADDATRLAFLGDTIPVPPLQKVVSPGDLLIGAGTVALTALAMRRRRDQPDPAPQPAEGGDT; translated from the coding sequence ATGACGATTCACGGTCTGCTCCTGCTCCTCGCACCGCCGGCCGTGGGCGTCATCGTCGGCTACGCCTGCGGGGGCCGCCTCGCAGGCCTGCGGAACCTCCGGCTCGCGGCCCTGTGGCTCCTTTGGCTGGCCGCCGCCGTCCAGGCAGCGCAGTACTACGTGACTCCCCTGCGCCATCCCGCGCTGCTCGCCATCGTGTTCAGCCTGGTCCTGTGGTGGCTGGCCCTGAACCTGCCCGCATGGCCGCGCGCGATCCGCATCGCCGGCATCGCGATCATCGTGGGCGCGCTCGCCAACGGGCTGACCATCGCCCTCAACGGCCGCATGCCGTACGAGCCCGCCACCGCCGAAGCAGTCGGCCTGCGGCCGGGCCTCACCACGCCCAAGAACGAACCCGCCGACGACGCCACCCGGCTCGCGTTCCTCGGCGACACGATCCCGGTCCCGCCGCTGCAGAAGGTCGTCAGTCCCGGCGACCTGCTCATCGGCGCCGGAACCGTCGCGCTGACGGCGCTCGCGATGCGCCGCCGCCGCGACCAGCCCGATCCGGCACCCCAACCCGCCGAGGGAGGTGACACATGA
- a CDS encoding phosphotransferase family protein — MDLSRLGAPLGPMIRVHGGFANRMYRLDTEQGSFAVKELNLADRRWTYRVEDVFRFERAAFAAGIPMPEPISAGHGTLVHRWVEGETVPEAPVSVAYAYEVGEILARLHALDVAWTRVPIEEPAARDWPELAARAAATGQPWAGELASQVETFLAIAHFIDACERPGPAVLTHRDIQPWNLLARQGRPVLLDWELSGMLDLSGELGSTALSIAKGPGFDDVRPAVFHAVREGYAAAGGALPPWGPSWFIFMIGGWLGHTRWNILRCLAGVEASTGPDLALSHESVRNGLRGLPDLFGRLPELEALLG; from the coding sequence GTGGATCTTTCGCGTCTCGGGGCGCCGCTCGGGCCGATGATCCGCGTTCACGGCGGGTTCGCGAACCGGATGTACCGGCTCGACACGGAGCAGGGGTCGTTCGCGGTGAAGGAGCTGAACCTCGCCGACCGCCGCTGGACCTATCGCGTCGAGGACGTGTTCCGGTTCGAGCGAGCGGCCTTCGCGGCCGGTATCCCGATGCCGGAGCCGATCTCGGCCGGCCACGGCACGCTCGTTCACCGATGGGTCGAGGGAGAGACCGTGCCCGAGGCACCGGTGTCGGTGGCGTACGCGTACGAGGTCGGGGAGATCCTCGCGCGCCTCCACGCGCTCGACGTCGCGTGGACCCGTGTGCCGATCGAGGAGCCGGCGGCGCGGGACTGGCCCGAGCTCGCCGCGCGGGCGGCGGCGACCGGGCAGCCTTGGGCCGGCGAACTCGCCTCTCAGGTCGAGACGTTCCTCGCGATTGCCCATTTCATCGACGCCTGCGAGCGGCCAGGTCCCGCCGTGCTGACCCATCGGGACATCCAGCCGTGGAACCTGCTCGCTCGGCAGGGCCGGCCGGTGCTGCTCGACTGGGAGCTCTCGGGGATGCTCGACCTGTCCGGTGAGCTGGGCTCGACAGCGCTGAGCATCGCGAAAGGACCTGGCTTCGACGACGTCCGGCCCGCCGTCTTCCACGCGGTCCGCGAGGGCTATGCCGCGGCGGGCGGAGCGCTGCCGCCGTGGGGTCCGAGCTGGTTCATATTCATGATCGGCGGCTGGCTGGGGCACACGAGGTGGAACATCCTCCGCTGCCTCGCCGGTGTCGAGGCGAGCACCGGCCCTGACCTCGCCCTGTCGCACGAGTCCGTACGCAACGGCCTGCGCGGCCTGCCCGACCTGTTCGGCCGGCTTCCGGAGCTCGAAGCGCTGCTCGGGTGA
- a CDS encoding carbohydrate ABC transporter permease has translation MLAPYLAGLALLVLLPATATMTMAFTHTDLIATSEFIGLDNFAELTRDPAVQAAVGNSLSYLAYSVPLRLVIAVGLALLLHRRARGAGTARAAVLLPGAVPELAYGLMWLWLLNPLQGPVNQLLQLGGENGRTMFGTLPPQWLTDPEDARAGIVLMGLFTIGETFVIVLTARLALPAEAYEIAELEGARAGQVLRRVTLPLLAPVLAVLVLRDTVASLQASFIPALVVTNGGPPPYATTYLSLVIYQEAFEYLRYGYAAAVAALTLVLTVVAVFIQWRLLRRWAYHGLAGMGAHRPSA, from the coding sequence ATGCTCGCGCCGTACCTCGCCGGGCTGGCCCTGCTCGTGCTGCTGCCCGCCACCGCCACCATGACGATGGCGTTCACCCACACCGACCTGATCGCCACCTCGGAGTTCATCGGCCTGGACAACTTCGCCGAACTCACCCGCGACCCGGCAGTACAGGCCGCGGTCGGCAACTCGCTGTCCTACCTCGCGTACTCCGTGCCGCTGCGACTGGTCATCGCGGTCGGCCTGGCGCTGCTGCTGCACCGCCGGGCCCGGGGCGCGGGCACGGCACGGGCCGCGGTGCTACTGCCCGGCGCCGTACCGGAACTCGCCTACGGGCTGATGTGGCTGTGGCTGCTCAATCCCCTGCAGGGACCGGTCAACCAACTGCTCCAGCTCGGCGGGGAGAACGGCCGGACGATGTTCGGCACCCTGCCGCCCCAGTGGCTCACCGACCCCGAAGACGCCCGCGCGGGCATCGTGCTCATGGGCCTGTTCACCATCGGCGAGACGTTCGTCATCGTGCTCACCGCCCGGCTCGCGCTGCCGGCCGAGGCATACGAGATCGCGGAACTGGAAGGCGCCCGCGCCGGGCAGGTGCTGCGCCGGGTCACGCTGCCGCTGCTCGCGCCGGTGCTCGCCGTCCTGGTGCTGCGCGACACGGTGGCGAGCCTGCAGGCGTCGTTCATCCCCGCGCTGGTCGTGACGAACGGCGGCCCTCCGCCGTACGCGACGACCTACCTGTCCCTGGTGATCTACCAGGAGGCGTTCGAGTACCTGCGCTACGGCTACGCCGCCGCGGTGGCCGCGCTGACCCTGGTCCTGACCGTGGTCGCGGTGTTCATCCAGTGGCGGCTGCTGCGCCGCTGGGCATACCACGGCCTGGCCGGTATGGGAGCACACCGGCCCTCGGCCTGA
- a CDS encoding alpha/beta fold hydrolase — translation MTEARVSVFTSDNARSKFLAAYERALGRVWPADHRRIDVPTSFGTTRVYRTGRPDGVPFVLLPGAGGNALGWHRHVPRWGQTRPVIAIDPVGEPGYSTQDSPFTDGRDLARWLDEVLAALDVDRAHLVGCSYGGWVALQHQLHAPGRAATITLLDPAGFGRITKRFIAWVVVGGLAGLTPRPLRRRAARWLRNATLLDDDLMSLALASTGFRRRLPAPPPLTDDELRAITVPTLALLGGRSQMYDAEQVAVRIRALMPAVRADVVPDAGHDLPVHSPELVTERAAEFAAGAEAATRTTRDGRTHPA, via the coding sequence ATGACCGAGGCACGTGTCAGCGTGTTCACCAGCGACAACGCACGATCCAAGTTCCTGGCGGCCTACGAGCGCGCTCTCGGCCGGGTCTGGCCCGCCGACCACCGCCGCATCGACGTGCCCACCTCCTTCGGCACCACCCGGGTGTACCGGACCGGACGGCCCGACGGCGTTCCGTTCGTCCTGCTGCCCGGGGCAGGCGGCAACGCGCTCGGATGGCACCGGCACGTGCCCCGATGGGGCCAGACCCGGCCCGTCATCGCGATCGACCCGGTCGGCGAGCCCGGATACTCCACCCAGGACAGCCCCTTCACGGACGGCCGCGACCTCGCCCGCTGGCTCGACGAGGTGCTCGCCGCCCTGGACGTCGACCGCGCGCATCTCGTCGGCTGCTCCTACGGCGGCTGGGTCGCGCTGCAGCACCAGCTCCACGCACCCGGCCGCGCCGCCACGATCACGCTGCTGGACCCGGCGGGATTCGGCCGGATCACCAAACGGTTCATCGCCTGGGTGGTCGTGGGCGGGCTCGCCGGGCTCACGCCCCGCCCGCTGCGCCGTCGTGCGGCACGGTGGCTGCGCAACGCCACCCTGCTCGACGACGATCTGATGAGCCTGGCGCTGGCCTCGACGGGCTTCCGGCGGCGGCTGCCCGCCCCGCCTCCGCTCACCGACGACGAGCTGCGCGCGATCACCGTCCCCACCCTGGCCCTGCTCGGCGGCCGCAGCCAGATGTACGACGCCGAGCAGGTGGCCGTTCGCATCCGCGCATTGATGCCGGCCGTACGCGCCGACGTCGTCCCTGACGCCGGACACGACCTGCCGGTGCACAGCCCGGAACTCGTCACGGAGCGGGCAGCCGAGTTCGCGGCGGGTGCCGAGGCCGCGACCCGGACGACCCGCGACGGTCGTACCCATCCGGCCTGA
- a CDS encoding helix-turn-helix transcriptional regulator: MNSASELASLAALLADQTRAAICLALLDGRAWTAGELAAHAGVAPSTATEHLHRLISGGLLVERRQGRHRYVQLAGPAVAQLIEDLAAHTGPSRTPVRGLREATASAALRRGRTCYDHLAGRLGVALTDAMTAAGLLDQTGGFALTPTGLTWLTDELGLDPAELRESRRPLARGCLDWTERRQHLAGTAGAELCRRLLDNRWVVRVGSGRAVRITPSGKSELGRLLELPDIE, translated from the coding sequence ATGAACTCCGCCTCGGAGCTGGCCTCGCTCGCGGCCCTGCTCGCCGACCAGACGCGAGCTGCCATCTGCCTCGCTCTGCTCGACGGCCGAGCCTGGACCGCAGGCGAACTCGCAGCCCACGCGGGAGTCGCTCCCTCCACGGCGACCGAGCACCTGCACCGTCTGATCAGCGGCGGCCTCCTCGTGGAGCGGCGCCAGGGCCGCCATCGGTATGTCCAGCTCGCGGGTCCGGCTGTCGCGCAGCTGATCGAAGACCTGGCTGCCCACACCGGTCCCAGCCGGACCCCGGTCCGCGGGTTGCGGGAGGCGACCGCCAGCGCCGCCCTGCGACGGGGCCGCACCTGCTACGACCACCTCGCCGGGCGGCTCGGCGTCGCGCTGACCGACGCGATGACAGCGGCGGGCTTGCTCGACCAGACCGGCGGCTTCGCCCTCACCCCGACCGGGCTGACCTGGCTCACCGACGAGCTTGGACTGGATCCGGCCGAGCTGCGCGAGAGCAGGCGGCCGCTGGCACGCGGCTGCCTCGACTGGACGGAACGCCGCCAGCACCTGGCCGGCACTGCCGGAGCCGAGCTCTGCCGGCGACTGCTCGACAACCGATGGGTGGTGAGGGTGGGATCCGGCAGAGCCGTGAGAATCACCCCCAGTGGAAAGAGTGAACTCGGCCGCCTGCTGGAACTGCCTGACATCGAGTGA